A region from the Clostridium beijerinckii genome encodes:
- a CDS encoding glyoxalase produces the protein MKAQINLITIWTNDIDKMKNFYNQVLGFRIESDLGNYVEFENDGARFAICMRDVMYVYSSEYRKESFGQGFELAFPCENPNDVDESFKELISKGATSVHEPQNMPWNQRTALFADPDGNIHEIFAEIK, from the coding sequence ATGAAAGCACAAATTAATCTTATTACGATTTGGACAAATGATATAGATAAAATGAAAAATTTCTATAATCAAGTTCTTGGATTTAGAATTGAAAGTGACCTTGGTAATTATGTTGAATTTGAAAACGATGGAGCAAGATTTGCTATTTGTATGAGAGATGTTATGTATGTGTATAGTAGTGAATATAGGAAAGAGTCATTTGGACAAGGCTTTGAACTTGCTTTCCCATGTGAAAATCCTAATGATGTTGATGAATCATTTAAGGAGTTAATCTCTAAAGGAGCAACATCTGTTCATGAACCACAAAATATGCCTTGGAATCAAAGAACAGCACTATTTGCTGACCCAGATGGAAATATACATGAAATTTTTGCAGAAATTAAATAG
- a CDS encoding exonuclease, which yields MNYIIYDLEFNQKNNISEEVDGNSTESDINSIITEINKTTMPFEVIQIGALKLNENFETISTFNTLIKPTVYKYIHPFVENLTKITDDMVASCNDFVHAYEDFLQFIGDDEMILCVWGMADIKELIRNVKFYNLPTSHISKYIDIQKYASHYLKAPKKSRIGLKNAIDLLNITIEGEFHDAYNDAYYTAEVFKVIHDDTIKPMIYTPAPPRRVSNPKEKIDIPSLIKEFEKIYNREMSEEEKSIIKLAYMMGKTRQFIL from the coding sequence GTGAATTATATAATATATGATTTAGAATTTAATCAAAAAAATAATATTTCTGAAGAAGTTGATGGTAACTCTACAGAATCTGATATTAACTCTATAATAACTGAAATTAATAAGACTACTATGCCTTTTGAAGTTATCCAAATTGGAGCATTAAAATTAAATGAGAACTTTGAGACAATTTCTACATTTAATACATTAATTAAACCAACTGTATATAAATACATTCATCCCTTTGTAGAGAATTTAACTAAAATAACTGATGATATGGTTGCTTCATGTAACGATTTTGTTCATGCTTATGAAGATTTTCTACAATTCATTGGAGATGATGAGATGATACTATGCGTATGGGGCATGGCTGATATTAAAGAACTTATAAGAAATGTGAAATTTTATAATTTACCCACTTCACATATTTCTAAGTACATTGACATCCAAAAATATGCTTCACACTATCTCAAAGCTCCAAAAAAATCTAGAATTGGTTTAAAAAATGCAATTGACCTTTTAAATATAACAATTGAAGGTGAATTTCATGATGCCTATAACGATGCTTATTACACTGCAGAAGTCTTTAAAGTAATTCATGATGATACTATAAAGCCTATGATTTACACCCCAGCTCCACCAAGACGCGTATCAAACCCTAAAGAAAAAATTGATATACCATCCTTAATAAAAGAATTTGAAAAAATATATAATAGAGAAATGTCTGAAGAAGAAAAATCTATAATAAAACTTGCTTACATGATGGGTAAAACCAGGCAATTTATCCTATAG
- a CDS encoding rRNA (guanine-N1)-methyltransferase — MNNELLLCPVCKEKLIKDVSNKTYRCENNHSYDIAKEGYVNLLISNQKNSKNPGDSKEMVLSRVEFLSMDYYKPISDKINEMIVECLGADNNKNFNIMDLGCGEGYYLTNLKNYMDNKNIKANYYGIDVSKEAVKYASKTNKECVWAVGNNFHIPSNDKTVDCILSVFSPIDINECNRVLKDDGVFVRVLPRTNHLIQLRNIIYSEVHLNEKVYKASDEENEYIKESNVTFDINLNKEEILSLLKMTPHYWKSTAENKEKLESYESLVITIDMRIGVFQKKIND, encoded by the coding sequence ATGAATAATGAACTACTACTTTGTCCTGTTTGTAAAGAAAAATTAATTAAAGATGTTTCAAATAAAACATATAGATGTGAAAATAATCATTCCTATGACATAGCAAAAGAAGGCTATGTAAATCTATTGATTAGCAACCAAAAAAATAGTAAAAATCCAGGAGATTCTAAAGAAATGGTCTTGTCTAGAGTAGAATTTCTATCTATGGATTATTATAAACCCATATCTGATAAAATTAATGAAATGATTGTTGAATGTTTGGGAGCAGATAATAATAAGAATTTTAATATTATGGATTTAGGATGTGGAGAAGGTTATTATTTAACAAATTTAAAGAATTATATGGATAATAAAAATATAAAAGCTAATTACTACGGTATAGATGTATCTAAAGAGGCCGTAAAATATGCAAGTAAAACAAATAAAGAGTGCGTTTGGGCAGTTGGTAATAATTTTCACATCCCATCTAATGACAAAACTGTAGATTGCATACTTTCTGTATTTAGTCCTATAGATATTAATGAATGTAATAGAGTTTTAAAAGATGATGGAGTTTTCGTTAGAGTGTTGCCTAGAACTAATCATTTAATTCAGCTTAGAAATATTATTTATTCAGAGGTTCATTTAAATGAAAAGGTATATAAAGCTAGTGATGAGGAAAATGAATATATTAAAGAATCTAATGTTACATTTGATATAAACTTAAACAAAGAAGAAATACTAAGTTTATTAAAAATGACACCTCATTATTGGAAATCTACTGCAGAAAATAAAGAAAAGCTAGAGTCATATGAATCACTTGTTATTACTATAGATATGCGTATAGGTGTATTTCAAAAGAAAATAAATGATTAG
- a CDS encoding cytoplasmic protein, with amino-acid sequence MDSNIKNYLNNQMIRIPGGVEYLRNYRDEQKWISSDSKMSIPGQKGNLTEIKRKFEIKPFLLAKYPVTKSLYEVIFHKVQDNIEVNYTPIVNVSWYDAISFCNLLSKECGLNECYTFELNGSNVFCDWNADGYRLPTDAEWQYACKSTSTGYRYGEIEDIAWYCENSEGRIHEVGKKEPNNWGLYDMLGNTWEWCWDLYDEKTYGQYRIFRGGSWAEQARGCGATCRRRGHPSFGIDDLGFRLAKSF; translated from the coding sequence ATGGATAGTAATATAAAGAATTATTTAAATAACCAAATGATACGTATTCCTGGTGGTGTGGAATATTTGAGGAATTATCGCGATGAACAGAAATGGATTAGTTCAGATTCTAAAATGAGCATACCTGGACAAAAGGGAAATTTGACAGAAATTAAAAGAAAATTTGAAATTAAGCCTTTTCTTCTTGCTAAATATCCAGTTACAAAAAGCTTATATGAAGTAATCTTTCATAAGGTACAAGATAATATAGAGGTGAATTATACACCAATTGTGAATGTATCTTGGTACGATGCTATTTCATTCTGCAATCTACTTTCAAAGGAATGTGGATTGAATGAATGTTATACTTTTGAACTAAATGGCAGTAATGTGTTTTGTGATTGGAATGCCGATGGATATAGGTTGCCGACAGATGCAGAATGGCAGTATGCTTGTAAATCTACATCAACAGGTTATAGGTATGGAGAGATAGAGGACATTGCTTGGTATTGTGAGAATTCGGAAGGCAGGATTCATGAGGTGGGTAAAAAAGAGCCTAATAATTGGGGATTATACGATATGTTAGGAAACACATGGGAATGGTGCTGGGATTTGTACGATGAAAAAACATATGGTCAATATCGTATTTTTCGTGGTGGGAGCTGGGCTGAACAGGCTAGAGGATGCGGAGCTACTTGCCGTCGTCGTGGGCATCCCTCATTTGGAATAGATGATCTAGGATTTCGTTTGGCTAAATCTTTCTGA
- a CDS encoding transcriptional regulator, with the protein MNNDKHSNVEFPSDDKYETQCPLIYALDVIGKKWKIPIMWYLFDNKFTRYNELKRKVKGITNMMLTKSLKELEEHNLVVRIQYETIPPKVEYALTKRGKALLPALKELSVWGEEQLKLDKPNSNL; encoded by the coding sequence ATGAATAATGATAAGCATTCCAATGTAGAATTTCCTAGTGATGATAAATATGAAACACAATGCCCCCTTATATACGCATTAGATGTCATCGGGAAAAAGTGGAAGATACCTATTATGTGGTACTTATTTGATAATAAATTCACTAGATATAATGAATTAAAACGAAAAGTTAAAGGCATTACTAATATGATGCTTACAAAATCCTTAAAAGAATTAGAAGAACACAATCTTGTTGTTAGAATCCAATATGAAACGATTCCCCCTAAAGTTGAATATGCTTTAACAAAAAGAGGTAAAGCACTACTTCCTGCATTGAAAGAATTGTCTGTATGGGGTGAAGAACAACTTAAACTTGATAAGCCGAACTCAAACTTGTAA
- a CDS encoding quaternary ammonium transporter, translating to MIITIITAFVSFASTNIDDIFILMLFFTQVDKVMKRTHIVIGQYLGIGVLTLISIIGALGLSAIPQEYVGLLGLIPIYLGIKEYSNYKKGSNNENIDQQELENGENSKIEETTVVQKDSVITFINPSIIKVFSVTLANGGDNIGIYTPLFTGMNLVDILVTVIIFMILISLWCFIALKLAEHPFVHINIEKYNHIFVPIIFIGLGLFILMENGTISYICKKLF from the coding sequence TTGATTATTACCATAATAACGGCTTTTGTTTCATTTGCCAGTACCAATATTGATGATATATTTATACTTATGCTGTTTTTTACGCAAGTAGATAAAGTCATGAAAAGAACTCACATTGTTATTGGACAGTATTTGGGTATTGGAGTATTAACCCTAATAAGCATTATAGGGGCTTTAGGTCTATCAGCAATTCCACAAGAATATGTGGGTTTACTTGGATTGATACCCATATATTTAGGAATAAAAGAATATTCAAATTATAAAAAAGGAAGTAATAATGAAAATATAGATCAGCAAGAACTTGAAAATGGTGAGAATAGCAAAATCGAAGAAACAACTGTTGTTCAAAAAGATAGTGTAATAACTTTTATTAATCCAAGCATTATAAAAGTATTCAGTGTAACTTTAGCTAATGGTGGAGATAATATAGGAATTTATACACCTCTTTTTACAGGCATGAATTTAGTGGATATTTTAGTAACAGTGATAATATTTATGATTCTAATATCACTTTGGTGTTTTATTGCTCTAAAGTTGGCAGAACATCCTTTTGTACACATAAATATCGAAAAGTACAATCATATTTTTGTTCCAATAATATTTATAGGATTAGGACTTTTTATCTTAATGGAAAATGGAACCATAAGTTATATTTGTAAGAAACTATTTTAA
- a CDS encoding GNAT family N-acetyltransferase, with protein sequence MKLAYEAPAAQDYVSLRLRSGMGNKDLNRSQIALKNSLFTVCLYDKEELIGFGRVVGDGGITYVVSDIMVDKKYQRKGYAEKIMKAIDSYFEENTHEDSYICLIANKPADLLYNKHQFEYLPENRCGMLRKQNKENGNY encoded by the coding sequence ATGAAACTTGCTTATGAAGCTCCAGCAGCCCAAGACTATGTGAGCCTTCGGCTACGTTCTGGAATGGGAAATAAAGATTTAAATAGAAGCCAGATTGCATTAAAGAATTCCTTGTTTACAGTATGCCTATATGACAAAGAAGAACTGATTGGATTCGGCAGAGTAGTTGGCGATGGCGGTATAACCTACGTTGTGAGTGATATTATGGTAGACAAGAAGTATCAGCGTAAAGGTTATGCAGAGAAAATTATGAAGGCCATTGACAGTTACTTTGAAGAGAATACACACGAGGATAGTTATATTTGCCTAATAGCAAATAAGCCTGCTGACTTGCTATATAACAAGCATCAATTTGAGTACTTGCCAGAAAACAGGTGTGGAATGTTGCGAAAACAAAATAAAGAAAACGGTAACTATTAA
- a CDS encoding flavodoxin family protein, with protein sequence MKVIAINGSPRKNGNTVTLLQKALEGAKSMGADTEIVHLYDLNFKGCTSCFACKRKGSKYNGHCAMKDDLTSILENILKCDVLLLGSPLYFNSVTGEMRSFLERLLFSIYTYNTANPTFFKGKVDVAVIYTMNATAENIKQSNMEESIFDHLKNLLKLLLNGTSEFLLSTDNYQFNDYSKYESSIFDEKHKAQVKIEQFPIDCQKSFDIGARLAVHI encoded by the coding sequence ATGAAAGTGATTGCTATCAACGGAAGTCCAAGAAAAAACGGAAATACCGTTACATTATTACAAAAGGCTCTTGAAGGGGCTAAATCTATGGGTGCTGATACTGAAATTGTACATCTATATGACTTGAATTTTAAGGGTTGCACCAGCTGCTTTGCCTGTAAACGAAAAGGCAGTAAATACAACGGTCACTGCGCCATGAAAGATGATCTAACGAGTATCCTAGAAAATATTTTGAAATGTGATGTTTTACTGTTAGGTTCACCATTATATTTTAATAGTGTTACCGGAGAAATGCGTTCGTTTTTAGAGCGTTTGTTATTTTCAATTTATACATATAATACTGCTAATCCAACATTTTTTAAAGGTAAAGTAGATGTTGCAGTCATCTATACGATGAATGCAACAGCTGAAAATATAAAACAGTCCAACATGGAAGAATCTATATTCGACCATTTAAAGAATTTACTGAAATTGTTATTAAATGGAACATCAGAATTTTTACTTTCCACCGATAACTATCAGTTTAATGATTACTCTAAGTATGAGTCATCAATATTTGATGAAAAACATAAGGCACAAGTAAAAATAGAACAATTTCCTATCGACTGCCAAAAGTCCTTTGATATAGGCGCTAGGCTAGCAGTTCATATATAA
- a CDS encoding flavodoxin has protein sequence MKLSIIYFSKTGKTHTMAEEIAKGMKTIENIEVGIFDIENIDYEYIKESKAVIFGTPTYYANTCWQIKKWFDESRDCNLSGKIGGVFATANFPQGGADTAILTIIIHLMVRGMLVYSGGSAIGEPYIHLGPVALKENFEESKELFNVFGKRISEKCIELFKE, from the coding sequence GTGAAATTATCAATTATTTATTTTAGTAAAACGGGAAAGACACATACAATGGCAGAAGAAATTGCAAAGGGTATGAAAACTATAGAAAATATTGAAGTGGGAATATTTGATATTGAAAATATAGATTATGAGTATATAAAGGAAAGTAAAGCTGTTATTTTTGGAACTCCAACTTATTATGCTAATACTTGCTGGCAAATTAAAAAATGGTTTGATGAATCGCGTGACTGTAATCTTTCAGGTAAAATAGGGGGAGTTTTTGCTACTGCAAATTTCCCACAGGGGGGAGCAGATACTGCTATTTTAACAATTATTATTCATCTTATGGTAAGAGGAATGTTAGTTTATTCTGGCGGTTCCGCAATAGGTGAACCATATATTCATTTAGGGCCAGTAGCCTTAAAAGAAAATTTCGAAGAAAGTAAGGAACTTTTCAACGTATTTGGAAAGAGAATTTCAGAAAAATGTATAGAACTATTTAAGGAATGA
- a CDS encoding ferredoxin, with protein MERYMGRSKKLTRIKEDNIIQINKKKCIGCTACAFTCAQETKISALKAVDNGRMTVDPKHMTFGASGCIYCGQCALECPTTAINVRDDVALVKESLNSGKYLILTADSAAKATLGEEFNLPIGTNVGGKIAPSAKKLGFQNVFDTDFGADMAVVEEGTELIKRIASKENLPMFTSCCPAWVRYAELFHPEILKNISTSKSPQQMMGASIKTYFADTYNVLPTNIVAVSLKPCTAEKYEAERDEMGRNGYKDIDIVLTVREYAELLKENGIDITAIPDESPDQFMGEHTGAAVVFGASGGVMQSTLRTVENYLKGDLSEVDNIEFKEIDGYENIKEATVNLGGKNYKVAIVSGLKEIEKFLSSGKLKEYLFIEVMVCPGGCINGGGTPRIKKKSQINENLCIACGTCIENCSVGAIAYNDHGRAVVQKEGCVGCKLCSNICRAKAINMECYDKATDKSLEESYIKLRSDVLKNIDKESAIRVSYENENLQNMYKNYMGEPDGVKANTLLHTNYIDRSTELQNNPIRKRKKH; from the coding sequence ATGGAGAGATATATGGGCAGGTCAAAAAAACTTACTAGGATTAAAGAAGATAATATTATACAAATAAATAAGAAAAAATGTATTGGATGTACAGCTTGTGCATTTACATGTGCGCAAGAAACTAAGATATCTGCATTAAAAGCAGTTGACAATGGAAGAATGACAGTAGATCCTAAGCATATGACTTTTGGGGCTAGTGGATGTATATACTGTGGGCAATGTGCACTTGAGTGTCCGACAACGGCAATTAATGTTAGAGATGATGTAGCTTTAGTAAAGGAATCCTTAAACAGCGGAAAATATTTAATATTAACAGCAGATTCAGCAGCAAAAGCAACACTTGGAGAAGAATTTAATCTTCCAATAGGAACGAATGTAGGGGGGAAGATAGCACCGTCTGCCAAAAAGTTAGGATTTCAAAATGTGTTTGATACTGATTTTGGAGCTGATATGGCAGTTGTAGAAGAGGGGACTGAACTTATAAAAAGAATTGCTAGCAAAGAAAATTTACCTATGTTTACTTCTTGTTGCCCTGCTTGGGTACGATATGCTGAACTTTTTCATCCAGAAATATTAAAGAATATTTCAACTTCAAAGTCTCCACAGCAAATGATGGGGGCAAGCATAAAAACATATTTTGCAGATACTTATAATGTTTTGCCTACTAATATAGTTGCAGTATCTCTAAAACCATGTACTGCTGAAAAATATGAAGCAGAAAGAGATGAAATGGGAAGAAATGGCTACAAAGATATTGATATAGTTTTGACTGTTAGAGAATACGCAGAACTTCTAAAAGAAAATGGAATAGATATAACAGCAATACCAGATGAAAGTCCAGATCAGTTTATGGGAGAACATACTGGAGCAGCAGTTGTTTTTGGAGCAAGTGGGGGTGTTATGCAATCAACACTTAGAACAGTAGAAAATTACTTAAAAGGTGATTTGTCAGAAGTTGATAATATTGAATTTAAAGAAATAGATGGATATGAAAATATAAAGGAAGCAACTGTTAATTTAGGAGGGAAAAATTATAAAGTTGCAATTGTAAGTGGGCTAAAAGAAATTGAAAAATTCTTAAGTAGTGGAAAATTGAAAGAGTATTTATTTATTGAAGTTATGGTATGTCCAGGTGGGTGCATAAATGGGGGAGGAACTCCAAGAATAAAAAAGAAATCTCAAATCAATGAAAATTTATGTATAGCATGTGGTACATGTATAGAAAATTGTTCTGTTGGAGCCATAGCATATAATGACCACGGAAGAGCGGTAGTTCAAAAGGAAGGATGCGTTGGATGTAAATTATGTAGTAATATTTGCAGAGCTAAGGCAATAAATATGGAGTGTTATGATAAAGCTACAGATAAATCTTTAGAAGAAAGTTATATAAAACTAAGAAGTGATGTTTTAAAAAATATTGATAAAGAATCAGCAATAAGGGTTTCATATGAAAATGAAAACCTTCAAAATATGTACAAAAATTATATGGGAGAACCTGATGGAGTAAAAGCAAATACGTTACTTCATACAAATTATATAGATAGGTCAACTGAACTTCAGAACAATCCTATTAGAAAAAGAAAGAAGCACTAA
- a CDS encoding ATPase — MNKELVVKKEIEINADVSKAWNALINPELIKQYLFGTEAISEWKIGSPIIFRGEWEGNIYEDKGLISKLITNKVFKYAFWSPFSGLEDKPENYANITYELMEKGEDTLLSVTQDNIKTEEIFNRTCENWDIILKGLKQTVEDNIYN, encoded by the coding sequence ATGAATAAAGAATTGGTTGTAAAGAAAGAAATTGAAATTAATGCTGATGTATCTAAAGCTTGGAACGCCTTGATAAATCCTGAATTGATAAAACAGTATTTATTTGGTACTGAAGCAATTTCTGAATGGAAAATCGGAAGTCCTATAATTTTTAGAGGAGAGTGGGAAGGGAATATCTATGAGGACAAGGGATTAATTTCAAAACTAATAACAAATAAAGTTTTCAAATATGCTTTTTGGTCTCCTTTCTCTGGTTTGGAAGATAAACCAGAAAATTATGCAAACATAACTTATGAATTGATGGAAAAAGGTGAAGATACTTTACTTTCAGTTACTCAAGACAATATTAAAACAGAAGAAATATTTAATCGAACTTGTGAAAACTGGGACATTATTCTCAAAGGATTGAAACAAACAGTTGAAGATAATATTTATAACTAA
- a CDS encoding cytoplasmic protein encodes MTVYIAFLRGINIGGKNIIKMTDLKRVFESIGFCEVKTYIQSGNVLFKSNEAEKSLCNKIEHEIEAVFGIPVKVILRTSTELEQIILNCPFSKDEVTEAETLSEVESLYVALLAHNPLKEKIEYIDVYRTESDKYHIVGRNVYLLFHHSIRNSKLANNLYKLNVSTTVRNWKTLSKLAVLAKTMEI; translated from the coding sequence ATGACAGTTTATATAGCATTTTTAAGAGGTATTAACATAGGTGGAAAAAATATAATTAAGATGACAGATTTGAAACGAGTATTTGAATCAATTGGGTTTTGTGAAGTAAAAACATATATTCAAAGTGGAAATGTTCTATTCAAATCAAATGAAGCAGAGAAATCTCTGTGTAATAAAATTGAACATGAGATTGAGGCAGTTTTTGGAATTCCTGTAAAAGTTATTTTGAGGACATCTACAGAGTTAGAACAGATTATTTTGAATTGCCCATTCTCGAAGGATGAAGTAACAGAAGCAGAGACGTTATCCGAAGTAGAGAGTCTGTATGTTGCATTATTGGCACATAATCCTTTAAAAGAAAAGATTGAGTACATAGATGTTTATAGAACTGAAAGTGATAAATATCATATTGTAGGGAGAAATGTATATCTTTTATTCCATCATAGTATTCGAAATTCAAAACTTGCTAATAATCTTTATAAATTGAATGTATCAACAACTGTGCGTAATTGGAAAACATTAAGCAAACTTGCTGTATTAGCAAAAACTATGGAAATATGA
- a CDS encoding RNA-binding protein has protein sequence MTEIQMWDEYIKVNINAKNYEAWAFGGNTPDMPDLLAELVLNGIKTATASAYPCYVAENAPLPSVGGYNLILNTKGEAVCITETIKIYTIPFNQVKEEHAYKEGELDRTLTSWRKCHSEIFSMELKEIGQEFTENMPVVCEEFKVVYPII, from the coding sequence ATGACTGAAATACAAATGTGGGATGAATATATTAAAGTTAACATAAATGCTAAAAATTACGAGGCATGGGCATTTGGTGGAAATACACCTGACATGCCAGACTTATTGGCTGAATTAGTATTAAATGGGATTAAAACTGCAACAGCTAGTGCGTATCCTTGTTATGTTGCAGAAAATGCTCCATTGCCATCAGTTGGAGGATATAATTTGATATTAAATACAAAAGGAGAAGCTGTTTGTATCACAGAAACGATAAAAATATATACAATACCTTTCAACCAAGTGAAGGAGGAACATGCATATAAAGAAGGTGAGCTTGATCGTACACTTACATCTTGGAGAAAATGTCATTCTGAAATTTTCTCTATGGAGCTAAAAGAGATTGGTCAAGAATTTACAGAAAATATGCCTGTCGTTTGTGAAGAATTTAAGGTTGTATACCCAATAATATGA
- a CDS encoding nucleotide kinase, translating to MKNLIFINGTMGIGKTATSKELQKLLPKCVFLDGDWCWDMSPFIVTDETKNMVIDNISYLLNNFISCTEYENIIFCWVMHEQIILDDVLSRLNKHDCKLYKFSIVCSEQSLIARIAGDIRQGIRNEDVIKRSVPRLSNYYRMDTEKIDVSEISAKQGAEIIYKRIIHKL from the coding sequence ATGAAAAATCTTATTTTTATAAATGGAACAATGGGTATAGGAAAAACAGCAACGAGTAAAGAACTGCAAAAACTATTGCCTAAATGTGTTTTTCTTGACGGTGATTGGTGTTGGGATATGTCACCTTTTATTGTTACTGACGAAACAAAAAATATGGTAATTGATAATATTAGTTATCTCTTAAATAATTTTATTTCCTGTACAGAATATGAAAATATTATTTTCTGTTGGGTAATGCACGAACAAATAATTCTTGATGATGTACTATCAAGATTGAACAAACACGATTGTAAATTATATAAGTTCTCTATTGTATGCTCGGAGCAATCATTAATTGCAAGAATTGCAGGAGACATTAGACAGGGAATTAGGAACGAAGATGTCATTAAGAGAAGTGTGCCAAGGTTAAGTAATTATTATAGAATGGACACAGAGAAAATAGATGTAAGTGAGATTTCCGCCAAGCAAGGGGCTGAAATAATATATAAGCGTATCATCCATAAATTATAA